In Vanessa tameamea isolate UH-Manoa-2023 chromosome 19, ilVanTame1 primary haplotype, whole genome shotgun sequence, one genomic interval encodes:
- the LOC113402791 gene encoding retinol dehydrogenase 12-like yields MWVPNLPITIFTGLAAGAGALCIFKDIHGGVPFDKTVMAEGKTVIVTGATSGIGKEATWEFAKRGAKVFMACRDMTKCEEVRREIVLETNNKFVYCRPCDLASTESIRNFVDRFKKEEPHVHVLVNNAGVMQTPKGVTRDGFETQLGTNHFGHFLLTELLLDTLKKSTPSRVVVVTCSAHAKGKIYTDDLNMSTNYDPVAAYNQSKLANVLFARELGRRMLETGVAVAAVDPGFSDTNLTRHMAMMKSVTRFIVYPIFWPVMKLARTGAQVIVHAALDPKLQNSAGDYFVDMKKAIPSETAQDYELGQWLWKVSERWTKLDQHKEALRISQAA; encoded by the exons ATGTGGGTGCCCAACTTACCTATCACAATCTTCACCGGTCTGGCGGCGGGGGCGGGCGCGCTGTGCatttttaa GGACATACATGGCGGAGTACCTTTCGACAAAACTGTAATGGCAGAAGGGAAAACGGTGATCGTTACAGGAGCTACAAGCGGCATAGGCAAAGAGGCTACTTGGGAGTTCGCCAAACGTGGGGCTAAG GTGTTCATGGCGTGTCGCGACATGACGAAGTGCGAAGAGGTTCGTCGTGAAATCGTCCTGGAGACTAACAACAAGTTCGTGTACTGTCGACCCTGCGACCTCGCCAGTACCGAATCAATTAGGAATTTTGTGGACAG gTTTAAAAAAGAAGAACCGCACGTCCACGTGCTAGTGAACAACGCGGGAGTCATGCAGACGCCCAAGGGCGTCACGCGCGACGGCTTCGAGACCCAGCTCGGCACGAACCACTTCGGGCACTTCCTGCTGACGGAATTGCTGCTAGACACACTAAAA AAATCAACACCCAGTCGCGTGGTGGTGGTCACGTGCAGCGCACACGCGAAAGGCAAGATATATACGGACGACCTCAACATGTCGACCAACTACGATCCCGTGGCTGCTTATAACCAGAGCAAGCTCGCCAACGTCCTATTCGCGAGGGAACTGGGCAGAAGAATGCTTG AAACCGGTGTAGCTGTCGCAGCGGTGGACCCTGGCTTCTCAGACACGAACCTCACGAGACACATGGCCATGATGAAGAGCGTGACACGTTTCATCGTGTACCCGATATTCTGGCCTGTCATGAAGCTCGCCAGAACTGGCGCCCAGGTGATCGTACACGCGGCTCTGGATCCGAAACTTCAGAATAGCGCTGGGGATTACTTCGT gGACATGAAAAAAGCGATTCCATCTGAAACGGCACAGGATTACGAGCTCGGACAGTGGTTGTGGAAGGTGAGCGAGAGGTGGACCAAACTGGACCAGCACAAGGAGGCGCTCCGAATATCTCAAGCGGCTTAG